The following are encoded together in the Argopecten irradians isolate NY chromosome 5, Ai_NY, whole genome shotgun sequence genome:
- the LOC138323089 gene encoding nose resistant to fluoxetine protein 6-like, with product MYTRALVLVVLMSCLIGQMLSDTSTNSALTGITHVNNSIVYATSGTTSGPAPPSSGGINSTAISSAGKQLSKYWQALQNSLLQNPQIINRLQKQIGNFIKANNVSFPISILTPENLQKGLQFLGPVASNLQGLSQFAGQLANIPNEIRNFSNGLEENISPQCYDHLQFIVSELMKREQWAIKMIDAAGKIQSGLLDGNLVWTGSYDECLAVHAGRFDGKYCTASLPLTDILGSLIPFPGGVTVKMGICIPDSCTSLESKTVLDLLLGMVPLGKTKLKTSSVECSEPLEYDAVSTAGFVVCGVIGTLMLLSTIFDVVYHQCQKISNERESGQNGVLGYSNNKVDEDVQDKPKKPKQPGILTRLAMSFSVYTNAKKLMSTEQAGGSLGAINGIRFLSISWVVLGHAFAFGRDQMLNQTHIPEFFNDWTSMVIVNGLLSVDSFFTLSGLLVSYLFMKEMKREKGRINWFMFYFHRFWRLTPVYMLVVFLDTSLIPHLGDGPFFSNGGPDTISCRTTWWANLLYINNFVKGGVNCFGAAWYLANDMQFYVVSPLLLVPLYFSKKIGLAVNAFALLVITIATAAVSAHFELLPTLLSTDAAAVMKEYHHYSYDYYMVPWCRMGPYIVGIVAGYIIYRTNGQYKIQKELNLLIWFLIAVLACVVVYGVYGPVNGSQWDNGIAALYNGVHRSVWGLCLCWVIFACVTGNGGIINDFLSWKLFVPLGRLSYCIYLTHVLVLFYYFQTMRHPFYGTNLESTYIFLGSLVLSILTAIVATLAFETPMMVIEKIVFRRDRK from the exons atgtaCACGCGTGCTCTCGTTTTAGTCGTATTGATGTCATGTTTAATTGGTCAAATGCTTTCTGATACTTCAACAAATAGCGCATTAACGGGAATTACTCATGTCAACAACAGCATTGTTTATGCTACTTCCGGTACCACAAGTGGGCCAGCACCTCCATCAAGCGGAGGCATCAACTCAACCGCAATTAGTTCAGCGGGAAaacaactttcaaaatattggCAGGCTTTACAAAACTCTCTTCTTCAAAATCCACAAATTATAAACAGACTTCAAAAACAGATAGGAAACTTCATTAAGGCTAACAATGTGTCGTTCCCTATTTCAATCCTGACACCAGAAAATCTACAGAAAGGTCTTCAGTTCCTAGGCCCTGTTGCTAGCAACCTACAAGGCCTTTCTCAGTTCGCCGGACAGCTCGCGAACATCCCAAACGAAATACGGAATTTCAGCAATGGATTGGAAGAAAATATCTCTCCACAGTGTTACGATCACTTACAGTTTATTGTTTCGGAACTCATGAAAAGGGAACAATGGGCAATCAAAA TGATAGATGCAGCAGGCAAAATTCAGTCGGGATTACTTGATGGTAACCTAGTGTGGACCGGATCTTACGACGAGTGTCTGGCGGTGCATGCCGGAAGATTTGATGGGAAGTACTGCACGGCCTCTCTACCACTTACAGACATATTG GGATCATTAATACCTTTTCCCGGAGGCGTCACTGTGAAAATGGGGATTTGTATTCCTGATAGTTGTACTTCATTGGAATCAAAAACAGTGTTGGATctat TGCTTGGAATGGTACCACTTGGAAAAACTAAACTCAAAACATCCTCAGTTGAATGTTCAGAACCTCTGGAGTACGACGCTGTCAGTACAGCCGGATT TGTCGTGTGTGGTGTGATTGGTACCCTCATGTTGTTGTCGACCATATTCGATGTCGTTTACCATCAGTGCCAGAAAATCTCAAACGAGAGGGAATCAGGACAGAATGGGGTACTCGGATATAGCAATAATAAAGTTGATGAAGACGTTCAGGACAAACCTAAAAAACCAAAACAGCCAG GTATTTTGACAAGGTTGGCCATGTCGTTTTCTGTTTATACCAATGCCAAGAAGTTGATGAGCACAGAACAAGCAGGTGGCTCTCTCGGCGCCATCAACGGAATTCGGTTTCTCAGTATATCCTGGGTGGTCCTAGGACATGCATTTGCTTTTGGTCGGGATCAAATGT TAAACCAGACGCACATTCCGGAATTCTTTAACGACTGGACATCCATGGTTATAGTAAATGGCTTACTGTCTGTTGATTCCTTCTTCACTCTCAG TGGATTACTGGTATCTTACCTGTTCATGAAGGAGATGAAAAGGGAGAAGGGACGAATCAACTGGTTCATGTTCTACTTCCATCGTTTCTGGAG ACTAACCCCTGTCTACATGTTGGTGGTGTTTCTGGATACCTCACTCATCCCTCACCTTGGAGATGGACCTTTCTTTAGTAACGGTGGTCCGGATACGATTTCTTGCCGAACCACGTGGTGGGCAAACCTCCTTTATATCAACAATTTTGTAAAGGGCGGCGTGAAT TGTTTCGGTGCAGCGTGGTATCTGGCCAACGACATGCAGTTCTACGTAGTTAGCCCACTCCTCCTGGTGCCGTTATATTT TTCCAAGAAGATCGGTCTTGCGGTCAACGCCTTTGCCCTGTTGGTAATCACCATAGCAACAGCGGCTGTGTCTGCCCATTTCGAACTTCTACCTACGCTGCTCTCGACCGACGCCGCCGCTGTTAT GAAGGAATACCATCACTATTCATACGACTACTACATGGTTCCTTGGTGTCGTATGGGACCGTACATCGTCGGTATAGTAGCCGGCTATATCATCTACCGGACTAACGGacagtacaaaatacaaaag GAGTTGAACCTTCTCATTTGGTTTCTTATTGCTGTGCTTGCTTGTGTTGTGGTCTATGGAGTTTACGGTCCTGTAAATGGAAGCCAGTGGGACAATGGTATCGCGGCGCTTTACAACGGCGTACACCGCTCTGTGTGGGGACTTTGCCTTTGTTGGGTTATCTTCGCCTGTGTCACTGGTAACGGAG GTATCATAAACGACTTTCTGTCCTGGAAACTGTTCGTTCCTCTTGGCAGACTGAGCTATTGCATATACCTGACCCACGTCCTTGTCCTTTTTTACTACTTCCAAACAATGCGACATCCATTTTATGGCACAAATCTTGAATCC actTACATCTTCCTAGGATCCCTGGTCCTCTCCATTCTGACAGCCATTGTTGCCACGCTGGCCTTCGAAACTCCAATGATGGTTATCGAGAAAATAGTTTTCAGACGGGACAGGAAATAA
- the LOC138323091 gene encoding nose resistant to fluoxetine protein 6-like, with product MYRHKYSMILIIFMTCCPDQILGTNSTNGTITNFNGDFVNTTSGTTRRPISQTSEVANISTADGARLQKYWQAFQNVLLNPNIIGVVQKQIGNFIQSNNVSFPISIMTPGNLQKVLQLLGSGSSNQQGLSQYAGQLANIPNEIQNLGDGLSQNISSQCNSDIQIILSELMNRKQWAIQLIDAAGKIPAGLLDGNMMWTGSYDECLAVHAGKFDGKYCMASLPLTDILGSVTNFPGGFTVKIGICVPNSCTALESKTVINLLLEMIPLGQSTLQTTSVGCSEPLEYDAVGIAGLTVCCVFATLMILSTLFDVVYYQKKSKEKVLSESIVSSENQYQIDSEVTEQQIKSQQTGMLTRLAMTFSVYTNGKKLLNTEQGSGALTAINGIRFLSISWVVLGHAFSSARDQMQNLTYISEFINNWTSMVIVNALLSVDSFFALSGLLVSYLFMKEMKREKGRINWFMFYFHRFWRLTPAYMLVIFLDMSLFPYLGEGPFFTKGGPDGELCRKFWWKNILYINNVVNPKEMCFPLSWYLANDMQFYVVSPLLLVPLYFSKKIGIAVNALALLGITIASGVISSHYGLLPTLMSADVTALMGQYSHYIYKYYMVPWCRMGPYIVGIVTGYTIYQTNGQYKIPKVLNLLIWLVMAVIACVVLYGISGPVNGHLWDNGVTSLYNALHRSVWGMCVCWVIFACVTGNGGIVNDFLSWKLFVPLGRLSYCIYLTHILVINYYFQTMRQPLYGTTLEYTFIFLGCLVLSILTATVATLAFETPMMALEKIIFRRGTK from the exons ATGTATAGACACAAGTATTCTATGATTTTAATTATCTTTATGACATGCTGCCCTGATCAAATACTTGGTACTAATTCAACAAATGGAACAATAACTAATTTCAATGGTGATTTTGTGAACACAACATCTGGTACCACACGAAGACCAATATCTCAGACCAGCGAGGTCGCCAACATATCAACCGCAGATGGAGCACGGCTCCAGAAATATTGGCAAGCTTTTCAAAACGTTCTTCTTAATCCAAACATTATAGGAGTGGTTCAAAAGCAGATTGGAAACTTTATtcagtccaacaatgtgtcTTTCCCTATTTCAATCATGACACCGGGGAATCTACAGAAAGTCCTCCAGTTATTAGGATCCGGCTCCAGTAACCAACAAGGCCTTTCTCAGTATGCCGGGCAGCTCGCGAACATCCCAAACGAAATACAGAATCTCGGGGATGGTTTGTCACAAAATATTTCTTCTCAGTGCAATAGTGACATACAAATCATTCTTTCAGAGCTCATGAATAGGAAACAATGGGCTATCCAAT TGATAGATGCAGCGGGTAAAATTCCAGCCGGACTTCTTGATGGAAACATGATGTGGACCGGATCCTATGACGAATGCCTGGCGGTGCATGCTGGGAAGTTTGATGGGAAGTATTGCATGGCTTCTCTACCACTGACAGACATATTG GGATCAGTCACTAATTTTCCAGGAGGTTTCACTGTAAAGATAGGGATATGCGTTCCTAATAGTTGTACCGCATTGGAATCAAAAACAGTGATTAATCTTC TGTTAGAAATGATACCACTTGGACAATCTACACTCCAGACAACCTCAGTGGGATGTTCAGAACCTCTGGAGTACGATGCAGTTGGTATTGCGGGGTT AACAGTGTGTTGTGTCTTTGCTACCCTCATGATATTGTCCACGTTATTCGATGTTGTGTACTATCAAAAGAAATCTAAGGAAAAGGTTCTATCCGAGAGCATTGTTTCTTCAGAGAACCAATACCAAATCGATAGTGAAGTGACAgaacaacaaataaaatcacaacaaacag GCATGTTAACAAGGCTGGCCATGACGTTTTCTGTGTATACCAATGGTAAGAAGTTACTCAACACAGAACAAGGAAGTGGAGCTCTAACTGCAATTAACGGTATCCGATTCCTCAGTATCTCCTGGGTGGTTCTTGGCCATGCCTTCAGTTCCGCCAGGGATCAAATGC AAAACCTGACGTACATTTCGGAATTTATCAACAACTGGACGTCAATGGTTATCGTTAATGCTTTGTTGTCTGTTGATTCTTTCTTCGCATTGAG TGGCCTACTGGTATCTTACCTGTTTATGAAGGAGATGAAGAGGGAGAAGGGACGAATCAACTGGTTCATGTTCTACTTCCACCGTTTCTGGAG GCTAACCCCAGCCTACATGTTGGTGATATTTCTGGATATGTCACTCTTTCCTTACCTTGGAGAGGGACCATTCTTTACAAAAGGTGGTCCAGATGGGGAGCTTTGTAGAAAGTTCTGGTGGAAAAATATCCTGTATATCAACAACGTCGTCAATCCCAAGGAAATG TGCTTTCCATTATCTTGGTATCTGGCCAACGACATGCAGTTTTACGTTGTGAGCCCACTCCTCCTGGTGCCGTTATATTT TTCCAAAAAGATCGGTATTGCAGTGAACGCTTTAGCGTTGTTAGGGATAACCATAGCATCCGGCGTCATCTCCTCACATTACGGACTTCTACCTACACTTATGTCAGCCGATGTCACCGCCTTAAT ggGGCAATATtctcattatatatacaaatactaCATGGTACCTTGGTGTCGTATGGGACCGTATATTGTAGGTATAGTGACCGGGTACACCATCTACCAGACCAATGGACAATACAAAATACCAAAG GTGTTGAACCTCCTGATATGGTTGGTTATGGCAGTAATCGCCTGCGTGGTGCTGTATGGGATTTCTGGTCCGGTTAACGGGCATTTGTGGGACAATGGCGTAACGTCACTTTACAACGCCCTACACCGCTCTGTGTGGGGAATGTGTGTGTGCTGGGTTATCTTCGCCTGTGTCACCGGTAATGGAG GCATCGTAAACGACTTCCTATCCTGGAAACTGTTTGTGCCCCTCGGTAGACTAAGTTATTGTATATACCTGACACACATCCTTGTCATTAACTACTACTTCCAAACAATGCGCCAGCCATTATACGGAACAACTCTTGAATAC ACGTTCATCTTCCTTGGATGCCTAGTTCTCTCTATTCTGACAGCCACTGTTGCCACGCTGGCCTTCGAAACACCAATGATGGCTCTCGAGAAAATCATCTTCAGACGAGGCACAAAATGA